In Astatotilapia calliptera chromosome 16, fAstCal1.2, whole genome shotgun sequence, one genomic interval encodes:
- the jagn1a gene encoding protein jagunal homolog 1-A — MKNKLRMAPQYQMNASLKSEIRKLNVVHFLIWLLVAAQVTVSHFNIVSQDTVSMPYQWEYPYLLSIFPLLFSSLSLPKNNISYLVLSMISAGLFSFAPLIYGGMEMFPVAKQLFRQGKAFRFIFGCSAVTAAYVAIVVAAQVHGWQLYYMKKLLDSWFDATQEKKNK; from the exons atgaaaaacaaactaagGATGGCCCCACAGTACCAGATGAA CGCTTCCTTGAAGTCAGAGATACGGAAGTTAAACGTGGTCCACTTTCTCATCTGGCTGCTGGTGGCGGCGCAAGTGACCGTCAGCCACTTCAACATTGTGTCACAGGACACTGTGTCCATGCCGTACCAGTGGGAGTACCCCTATCTGCTCAGCATCTTCCCTCTGCTCTTCAGCAGCCTGTCCCTCCCaaagaacaacatcagctaCCTGGTCCTGTCAATGATCAGTGCAGGGCTGTTCTCTTTTGCACCTCTTATATATGGTGGCATGGAGATGTTTCCTGTAGCAAAGCAGCTCTTCCGTCAAGGAAAAGCCTTCCGCTTCATTTTTGGCTGCTCTGCAGTGACTGCTGCATACGTCGCTATAGTGGTTGCTGCTCAAGTGCACGGCTGGCAGTTGTACTACATGAAAAAACTGCTGGATTCATGGTTTGATGCTACtcaggagaagaaaaacaaataa
- the col8a1a gene encoding collagen, type VIII, alpha 1a produces the protein MPPLLAPLFLLQLVVLTFVSGGAYYGHKQHPQPYQPMQHIQHIGMGKGGFPQQQYLGKDMPYMQYPHYSKELPPMPMHKGKENAHKGGSYNGGKDKGQTIPSGAEGIPQGEPGPAGPPGPPGPEGPSGPLGPPGNGLPGPAGRPGPPGPPGIPGVGKPGFPGLPGKPGGTGIVGPQGEMGPRGEEGPPGQPGPQGPPGPPGLPGIGKPGVQGLPGQMGPKGEPGHKGLPGLPGLPGPKGDKGMGLPGPPGHKGLPGLPGPAGPRGLPGFGKPGLNGTPGPQGPPGEKGHPGHQGPAGPPGEKGQPGPAGLPGQGKPGQNGLPGQPGMPGVKGLPGPPGLPGKPGLPGFGKPGLPGPKGDKGMSGPPGSPGPKGDKGYSGLPGTPGPSGPKGPEGHPGPTGPPGPMGAPGPKGDCGEEGSKGFDGAQGEPGPQGLPGKDGLPGDHGEPGPRGPPGPIGAKGDIGPEGLPGVPGSSGPPGPKGERGEPGEVGPQGPKGIPGMDGAAGPIGPPGLQGPKGDYGPPGPPGIAVEGGPGLPGPIGPPGKEGPSGLPGQRGLPGPPGPPGPPGIPSVSPEMAGVLSEMGPRLDGVKAGSYGKKGKYGGNGAEVMGPSGLEMPAFTATAMTPFPPVGTPVIFDKLLYNGRQNYNPQTGIFTCEVPGIYYFAYHIHCKGTNVWVALMRNNEPVMYTYDEYKKGFLDQASGSAVLPLQLGDTVYIQLPSDQASGLYAGQYVHSSFTGYLLYPM, from the exons ATGCCTCCCCTCCTTGCCCCCCTCTTCCTGCTACAGCTTGTAGTTCTTACCTTTGTGAGTGGAGGAGCATACTACGGTCACAAGCAGCATCCTCAGCCATACCAACCGATGCAGCATATCCAACATATTGGCATGGGCAAAGGTGGCTTTCCTCAGCAGCAGTACCTAGGCAAAGACATGCCCTATATGCAGTATCCCCATTACAGCAAGGAGCTCCCACCAATGCCCATGCACAAGGGAAAGGAAAATGCTCATAAGGGGGGAAGCTACAATGGTGGCAAAGACAAAG GCCAGACAATTCCTAGTGGTGCTGAGGGAATTCCCCAAGGAGAGCCAGGCCCTGCTGGGCCACCTGGGCCACCTGGACCAGAGGGACCTTCAGGACCTCTTGGGCCTCCAGGGAATGGGTTGCCAGGACCTGCAGGACGGCCTGGACCTCCTGGTCCACCGGGAATTCCAGGAGTTGGGAAACCAGGTTTTCCTGGGCTTCCTGGAAAACCTGGAGGAACTGGTATTGTTGGCCCTCAAGGAGAAATGGGCCCTAGGGGTGAAGAAGGACCACCTGGACAGCCAGGGCCTCAAGGACCCCCAGGACCACCTGGACTTCCAGGCATAGGTAAACCAGGTGTTCAAGGTTTACCAGGTCAAATGGGGCCCAAAGGTGAGCCAGGTCACAAAGGTCTTCCAGGTTTACCAGGACTGCCGGGACCCAAAGGAGACAAAGGGATGGGGTTGCCAGGACCACCTGGACACAAAGGGCTTCCAGGGCTCCCTGGGCCTGCTGGTCCAAGAGGATTGCCTGGTTTTGGTAAACCTGGATTGAATGGCACACCAGGACCACAGGGACCACCAGGAGAAAAGGGACATCCAGGACATCAAGGGCCAGCTGGACCACCAGGTGAAAAAGGACAGCCTGGCCCAGCAGGTCTACCTGGTCAAGGGAAGCCAGGTCAAAATGGTCTACCAGGACAACCAGGCATGCCAGGTGTGAAAGGTCTTCCAGGACCACCAGGTTTGCCAGGAAAGccaggattgccaggatttggTAAACCGGGACTCCCAGGACCAAAGGGTGATAAAGGTATGAGTGGGccacctggatcacctggacCAAAGGGAGATAAGGGTTACAGCGGTCTACCTGGTACGCCTGGACCTTCTGGACCAAAAGGTCCTGAAGGTCATCCAGGCCCTACTGGACCCCCGGGGCCTATGGGTGCACCTGGTCCTAAAGGAGATTGTGGAGAAGAAGGATCTAAAGGTTTTGATGGAGCCCAGGGTGAGCCTGGTCCTCAAGGGTTACCTGGAAAGGATGGCCTGCCAGGAGACCACGGAGAGCCAGGACCAAGAGGCCCACCAGGACCAATTGGTGCCAAAGGAGACATTGGACCTGAAGGTCTACCTGGTGTTCCTGGTTCTTCGGGACCTCCTGGTCCCAAAGGAGAAAGAGGTGAACCAGGTGAAGTGGGGCCCCAAGGCCCTAAAGGAATCCCAGGAATGGATGGTGCAGCAGGACCAATTGGGCCCCCTGGTCTTCAAGGACCAAAAGGAGATTATGGTCCTCCTGGTCCACCAGGCATTGCAGTTGAAGGAGGTCCAGGTCTACCTGGTCCCATAGGACCCCCAGGAAAAGAAGGCCCATCAGGACTCCCTGGGCAACGAGGTCTGCCTGGCCCTCCTGGACCACCAGGTCCACCTGGAATACCTAGTGTGTCACCTGAAATGGCAGGAGTGCTTTCTGAGATGGGCCCAAGACTAGACGGTGTTAAAGCTGGAAGTTATGGCAAGAAGGGCAAGTATGGAGGCAATGGGGCAGAAGTAATGGGTCCCAGTGGGCTGGAAATGCCAGCATTCACAGCTACAGCAATGACTCCATTTCCACCTGTCGGCACTCCAGTCATCTTTGACAAGCTTTTGTACAATGGTCGCCAAAACTACAACCCCCAGACAGGAATTTTCACTTGTGAAGTACCTGGTATTTATTACTTTGCCTACCACATTCATTGCAAAGGAACTAATGTTTGGGTTGCTTTAATGAGAAACAATGAGCCTGTAATGTATACATATGATGAATACAAAAAGGGTTTCCTAGACCAAGCATCAGGGAGTGCAGTATTACCTCTACAGCTAGGGGACACTGTGTATATTCAGCTGCCCTCAGATCAGGCTTCAGGACTTTATGCTGGACAGTACGTGCATTCCTCCTTCACTGGGTACTTGTTATATCCAATGTAA